A single window of Candidatus Caldatribacterium sp. DNA harbors:
- the gcvH gene encoding glycine cleavage system protein GcvH translates to MHIPEDLLYTPEHFWVRRENGTALCGITDYAQGELGDVVFVELPKVGAQVAKGERIGDVESIKTVSNLYAPLSGEIVEVNRELEAKPELLNQDPYGKGWICRIRYTKEEEWSTLLSASAYRERIK, encoded by the coding sequence ATGCATATTCCGGAGGACCTCCTGTACACCCCTGAGCACTTCTGGGTCCGCAGGGAAAACGGTACGGCCCTCTGCGGCATTACCGATTACGCCCAGGGGGAACTCGGGGATGTGGTGTTCGTGGAGCTCCCCAAAGTCGGTGCCCAGGTTGCAAAAGGCGAGCGCATCGGGGACGTGGAGTCCATAAAAACGGTCTCCAACCTCTACGCCCCCCTCTCGGGGGAAATCGTCGAGGTGAACAGGGAACTCGAGGCAAAACCGGAGCTCTTGAACCAGGACCCCTACGGGAAGGGATGGATCTGCCGCATCAGGTACACGAAGGAAGAAGAGTGGTCCACACTC